The sequence below is a genomic window from Candidatus Hydrogenedentota bacterium.
TGTATACTGCTGTGCGGTTCCCTGGCGGCCGGCGCTCAGGACCGTCTGGTCATTGAGCCCGGCGCGGACCTTCCGGAGCCGGTCACGGCGAGCGATCCGCAGATCCCGGCCGAGGTGCTGGCGCTGCAACTCAGGCCGTTGACGGTGACGGAGCTGACGAGCGAGAAGAACGCCTGGATGGCGCTGGTGCGTGCGAAGGTGGCGGAAATCTCCGGCCGGGAAATTGCGGTACGCAGACAAAACGCACAAATTGCGGCCAAGAAGGAGGTTGTGGATGCAGTCGCAGATGCCCAGAAGGCCATCGAGAAGGCGGGGAACGCAGGGACAGCGGCGCCGGCGTCGGCTGCGGACGTGGCGCGCGCCGCAGTTGAGGAGGCGGACGCCAAGATCCAGAGGGCGGTAGCGTCGGCGGGCGCCCCGGAGATATCCGCGGATATTCGGGGGGCTTCCGAATCGGGCGGCGACGCCCTCGCCCAGGTGGCGGATACGGTCACGCAGACGATCGAGGCGGCCCAGGAGGAGAAGGGGGCCGCCCTTAAGGAAATCTCCACCCTGCGCACGGAACGCGCGGCGCTGGTGGAGCGTTTGCGGCTGGTCCTGGACGAGTTGGAAAGAAAAGGCGGCGCGGCGCACGAGGAGCGCTACTACCTCCGCGCGGTGTCGGGCATCAGCGTTGACGTATCCGACCAGGACGCGACGCGCGCGGCGGTAATCGGCTGGCTGACGTCGGAGGAGGGCGGGCTGCGCATTGCGTGGAACCTGGTGCAGTTCATCCTGATCCTTCTGGCGGCGTGGATGGTATCCCGGATTGCCGGCGGACTCGCCCTGCGGGCGCTCCGGGTGAACCGCCGGCTTACGACCTTGATGCGGGATTTCCTTTCCGTCACGGTGCGGCGGATCGTATTCGGGATCGGCGTGATTCTGGCGCTGTCCGCGCTGGAGATTGACACGGCTCCGCTTCTGGCGATGATTGGCGCGGCGGGCTTTGTGGTGGCATTTGCGCTGCAGGGGTCGCTGAGCAATTTCGCGAGCGGCATCATGATCCTGTATTTCAAGCCGTTTGACGTGGGCGATTGGGTGGAGGTTTCGGGGATATCCGGCAGCGTGGTTTCACTGAACCTGGTCTCGACGACAATCGCGACGGGCGACAACAAAAAGGTGATCGTGCCGAACAATTCG
It includes:
- a CDS encoding mechanosensitive ion channel family protein translates to MRKTLESPQSRCRWRLYAVAACILLCGSLAAGAQDRLVIEPGADLPEPVTASDPQIPAEVLALQLRPLTVTELTSEKNAWMALVRAKVAEISGREIAVRRQNAQIAAKKEVVDAVADAQKAIEKAGNAGTAAPASAADVARAAVEEADAKIQRAVASAGAPEISADIRGASESGGDALAQVADTVTQTIEAAQEEKGAALKEISTLRTERAALVERLRLVLDELERKGGAAHEERYYLRAVSGISVDVSDQDATRAAVIGWLTSEEGGLRIAWNLVQFILILLAAWMVSRIAGGLALRALRVNRRLTTLMRDFLSVTVRRIVFGIGVILALSALEIDTAPLLAMIGAAGFVVAFALQGSLSNFASGIMILYFKPFDVGDWVEVSGISGSVVSLNLVSTTIATGDNKKVIVPNNSIWGDVITNATGTTQRRIDMVFGIGYADDMNQAQAILERIVAEHPAVLASPEPVIRLNELADSSVNFIVRPWVKTADYWPTYWDITRKVKEEFDAQGISIPFPQRDVHVYHETVARVDSEREAVETG